A region of the Candidatus Schekmanbacteria bacterium genome:
GAGAGTTGACGACTGAAGAATTTAAAAATGTCCTTGATCAGGCCATTGAGCTCGGTGTTGTGAATATTACCTTGACAGGAGGTGAGCCCCTTTTAAGAAAAGACATATTTGAATTGATTAAACATGTAAATCCAGATGACGCAAACTGTATGATGTTTTCGAATGGAGAATATTTAACTGAAGAAAACTGCGCTAAACTTGCCGAAGCCGGACTTTTTTCTGTTATGGTAAGCATAGATAGCCCTGACCCTGAAATTCACGACAAATACCGGGGAGTCAAAGGGCTTTTCGATAAAGCCATAAAGGGAATTGAAAGAGCAAAGAAAGCCGGCATCTTGGTTGGTATTTCGACATATGCAACAAGAGAAGATTACAAGGATGGAAGTCTTGAAAGAATTTTAGAGCTTGGAAAGGAAATAGGAGTTCATGAAGTAGTTGTTTTTGACCCCGTGCCAACAGGCAAATTGATAGATAATATGGATATGATATTGAGTATGGAAGAAAAGGAAGAGATAGCAAAACTGACAAATGAATATCGTATGCGTCCCGATTATCCGGGTGTAATAACACAGTCTTGGATAAATGGACCAAAGGGCTCCGGCTGTTTTGCCGGGAATGAACAGTTCTATATGACTGCATATGGAGATATTTGTCCCTGTGATTTTACACCATTGAGCTTTGGAAATATTAAGGATGAAAGCCTTGCAACAATATGGAATAGAATTCTTGACCATCCAGCTTATCGGGAAAAATGCAATCATTGCCGTATGCAGGATAAGGAATTCCGCGCAAAATATATCGATACTATTCCTGAAAATGTGCCTTTCCCTTATGAGATATTTAAAGAAAATCAGGTTTGATTTGTAATCAAAGGAGAGAAGATGGAAGAGATTAAAGGGTTTATAAGAAATATTCCGGATTTTCCAAAAGCAGGCATTAATTTCAAAGACATAACACCCCTCTTGGGTGATGCAAAAGCATTCAAGAAGGTTATTGATACCTTTGCTGAAAGACATTCAGGAAATGGAATAGATAAGGTGGTAAGCGTGGAATCAAGAGGTTTTTTCTTCGGAGCGGCGCTTGCTTATAGAATTGGCGCTGGCATTGTGCCTGTTAGAAAACCGGGGAAACTTCCTTATGAGACAATAAGCGCAAGTTATGAATTGGAATATGGACAAGACACACTCGAAATTCATAAGGATGCAGTAAAAGAAGGTGAAAAAGTATTGATAATAGATGACCTTCTGGCAACAGGAGGGACGATTGGGGCTGTATGTGAGTTGGTTGAAAAATTAGGCGGAAATATCGTAGAAATAGACTTTGTTATTGAACTTGGATTTCTTAATGGAAGGGAAAAACTGGGAGAGCGTCCAATTTTTTCCCTGATTGCTTTTTAAAGAACTTTATATCAAACTTTTTGGAGTATTAAAATTCAATGGAGCGAAAAATCCTGCTGTTTATTGTGTTGCCTCTTTTTTTTCTTTATTCCTGCACACCAGCCTATGTAAAGAGATTGGAAAGGATAGAAACTCTTTTAGACAATCTTGAAAAAGAAATCAAAATAACAAAAACATCACCTGAGCTTGCTGTTATTCATACGAATATAAATGCTTTTTCAATGGAGATAAAAAAAATTTCGTCTCTTGATTATTCAGAAAATGGCAAGTATGCAGAGAATTCTTCGCGCCTTTCAGATATTATTTCTAAAATAGAATCGATTCATAATGAATTCAAAAAGATTGAATCTGAAAACTTGGACAATGAGTTGAAGGAAACATTTTTAGATGTTTCAAAGAAAGTTATTTCTTTTGCTGAAAAATTGAAGGATAGAGATTTGGCAATATCGAAAGGGGAAACAGCATACAAGAATGCGGAAACAAGTATGATTGCGGCAAATGCGGCATTGAAAGATGGCAGGCAAGAAGATGCTGAAAAAAAACTC
Encoded here:
- a CDS encoding radical SAM protein; the encoded protein is MEHYDLLGLELGLNDSGLVEGKVTGFLANELSGFFDLYLMKLNTNKVLAVKRGGNVYTCFLPPLPSKAGVKDLTRKLLRKFLNFRIPSTCTLSTTYACQAKCVHCSADKNMKKRGRELTTEEFKNVLDQAIELGVVNITLTGGEPLLRKDIFELIKHVNPDDANCMMFSNGEYLTEENCAKLAEAGLFSVMVSIDSPDPEIHDKYRGVKGLFDKAIKGIERAKKAGILVGISTYATREDYKDGSLERILELGKEIGVHEVVVFDPVPTGKLIDNMDMILSMEEKEEIAKLTNEYRMRPDYPGVITQSWINGPKGSGCFAGNEQFYMTAYGDICPCDFTPLSFGNIKDESLATIWNRILDHPAYREKCNHCRMQDKEFRAKYIDTIPENVPFPYEIFKENQV
- a CDS encoding adenine phosphoribosyltransferase, whose product is MEEIKGFIRNIPDFPKAGINFKDITPLLGDAKAFKKVIDTFAERHSGNGIDKVVSVESRGFFFGAALAYRIGAGIVPVRKPGKLPYETISASYELEYGQDTLEIHKDAVKEGEKVLIIDDLLATGGTIGAVCELVEKLGGNIVEIDFVIELGFLNGREKLGERPIFSLIAF